In a genomic window of Epinephelus lanceolatus isolate andai-2023 chromosome 3, ASM4190304v1, whole genome shotgun sequence:
- the bdh2 gene encoding dehydrogenase/reductase SDR family member 6 — translation MGRLDGKVIVLSAAAQGIGRAAAIAFAKEGAQVTATDINGEKLKELDGIPGIKTKVVDVTKKDQVEALAKEHDHVDVLFNVAGFVHHGSILNCEEADWDFTMNVNVRSMYLMCKAFLPKMLAKKSGNIINMASVASSIKGTVKRCVYSTSKAAVIGLTKSIAADFIEQGIRCNCVCPGTVDTPSLRGRIQAQPDPEQAYKDFMARQKTGRMCTAEEVAYLCVYLASDESAYVTGTEHIMDGGWSL, via the exons ATGGGCCGCCTTGACGGGAAGGTGATTGTGTTGTCTGCCGCCGCACAGGGGATTGGACGTGCTGCAGCAATA GCATTTGCAAAGGAGGGAGCTCAAGTCACAGCAACAGACATCAATGGAGAGAAGCTGAAAGAGCTGGACGGTATTCCAG GGATCAAGACCAAGGTCGTGGATGTAACCAAGAAGGACCAAGTGGAAGCCCTGGCCAAGGAACATGACCATGTAGATGTGCTGTTTAATGTTGCTGG GTTTGTGCACCACGGCTCCATCCTGAACTGCGAGGAGGCCGACTGGGACTTCACAATGAACGTGAACGTCCGGAGCATGTACCTCATGTGCAAGGCTTTCCTCCCTAAG ATGTTGGCAAAGAAGTCAGGAAACATTATTAACATGGCATCTGTTGCATCAAGCATAAAAG GTACTGTGAAACGATGTGTCTACAGCACCTCCAAGGCTGCAGTGATTGGGCTCACCAAATCTATAGCAGCTGATTTCATCGAGCAAGGCATTCGCTGTAACTGTGTTTGTCCTG GCACTGTTGACACTCCATCACTGAGGGGCAGGATCCAGGCCCAACCTGACCCAGAACAG GCTTATAAGGATTTCATGGCACGACAGAAAACTGGCAGAATGTGCACAGCCGAAGAGGTGGCGTACCTGTGCGTATACCTGGCCTCAGATGAG TCTGCCTATGTGACCGGCACGGAGCACATCATGGATGGAGGATGGTCACTGTGA